Below is a genomic region from Miniphocaeibacter halophilus.
ATTGCTCGAGCTATTTTAGTAGCTCTTTCAATATCGTTACTAGCACCTGTTGAAATATCATCTAGTATTAAATGTTCTGCAGAACGACCACCTAGTAACATAATTAATTCATGTTTCATTTCATTTTTAGTTTTGTAACTTCTGTCCTCTTCCGGAGTATAAGCTGTAAAACCACCTGCTCTACCTCTTGGAACTATTGAAATCATGTGGACCGGATCCGTATCGGGAAGAAGTCGTGAAACTATTGCATGACCTGCTTCATGATAGGCTGTTAAGACCCTTTCTTTTTCAATTACAACTGCAGATTTTTTAGCAGGGCCTGCAACTACCTTAATTGCCGCTTCTTCAAAAATCTCTTTTGATATGCTTTTTAAGTTATTTCTAGCAGCTAATAAAGCAGCTTCATTACAAAGATTTTCCAAATCCGCTGGTGTAAATCCTGAAGTTGTTTTTGCAATACTTCCTAAATCCACATCTGGATCAAGTTCCTTATTTCTAGTATGAACCTCTAACATAGCTTCTCTTTCACGAACATCCGGTATTCCAATATAAACTTGTCTATCAAATCTACCTGGTCGTAAAATTGCCGGGTCTAATATATCCGGTCTATTAGTTGCTGCCATAACAATAACGCCTTCGTTTTTACCAAAGCCATCCATTTCAACTAATAATTGGTTTAATGTCTGCTCTCTTTCATCATGGCCGCCACCCATTCCGGCTCCTCTTCGACGTCCAACAGCATCAATTTCATCTATGAAAATAATACAAGGAGAATTCTTTTTAGCATCTTTAAATAAATCCCTAACCCTTGACGCTCCTACTCCTACATACATTTCAACAAAATCAGAACCTGAAATACTAAAAAACGGAACTCCTGCTTCTCCTGCAACAGCCTTTGACAAATATGTTTTACCTGTTCCTGGAGGACCTACTAATAAAATCCCTTTAGGTATTCTTGCTCCTAATGCAATATATTTTTTAGGACTTTTAAGAAAATCTACTACTTCCATTAATTCTTCTTTTTCTTCCTTTAGTCCAGCAACATCCTTAAAGGTAACAGAGGTGTCATTTTT
It encodes:
- the ftsH gene encoding ATP-dependent zinc metalloprotease FtsH, with protein sequence MKKTYRNIFYYIGPILVIILIMSFLQKNLTGTKEISVNTFIEYINSEKIVEVSNEGNYYRGKLKDDTTFEIYLPDNIGNTFFSEYLRKPIENKEIILTTAPAQDTNWIFNWLPIFFIVIIMVGFFYLLMSQAQSKGGSSTMNFGKNRAKLSKNDTSVTFKDVAGLKEEKEELMEVVDFLKSPKKYIALGARIPKGILLVGPPGTGKTYLSKAVAGEAGVPFFSISGSDFVEMYVGVGASRVRDLFKDAKKNSPCIIFIDEIDAVGRRRGAGMGGGHDEREQTLNQLLVEMDGFGKNEGVIVMAATNRPDILDPAILRPGRFDRQVYIGIPDVREREAMLEVHTRNKELDPDVDLGSIAKTTSGFTPADLENLCNEAALLAARNNLKSISKEIFEEAAIKVVAGPAKKSAVVIEKERVLTAYHEAGHAIVSRLLPDTDPVHMISIVPRGRAGGFTAYTPEEDRSYKTKNEMKHELIMLLGGRSAEHLILDDISTGASNDIERATKIARAMVTKYGMSEKLGPILYDSEDDEVFMGRDFGRAKHYSEEVASAIDEEVKRLIDEAFDKCLKLLENNIDLLHKLAKVLLEEETIDAEQFEKIYQDYLKNGGEQPPELLHTVQETDKNIRDVLNNEEVRDE